In Corticium candelabrum chromosome 1, ooCorCand1.1, whole genome shotgun sequence, the genomic stretch ATTTCATCCATTTCATCTACTGACATGGAAATGCTAGAGTCCACCTGCCCTTTAAAGAAGAGACCAAATCCAATATCATGACTATCTGTTTGGAATTCCCACCTACACAACACATCAGTTACAATTGGAAATATTCATAAATTCACACGTACAAATAAagcaactaattaattaattgaataatgTAAAATAACATAAAACATTTTGTTAAAGGAAATGTCAAATATTAGATTACAGCGCTTTCAAgtttaataaataaactaaGGTCGCCACCTTGTCGCCCAACTTATGCACAATAAAGTGCTGTTTACACATTACACTATACTTGATCAACATGCATCTGCTCATGCCCTAAGCACTATCATGAGACTATTCATATTACTAAAATTGTGCATATTTGAACCAGGTCATTTACTTTGACTTAAATCTTCCAAATACTAGTAGTTGCATGTAAACTACATATATGGTATACCTAATGACACTCAATGGCTTTGTCACCTCCACATCAACTGTATGTCTTGATCCACGAGAAATACTGATGTCAGTAGCATTCAATGAATCACTTGCGCGGTCACATTGTGATGAATAGTAGGAATGAGGAATGTCACCACCATAGCAAATCTAAATGCAGATAACAAAAATGACATACCGGTATTGTCTCTGTGTCCTTCTATACACAAATCTattctagttaattaatagaaaacAACCCAAAAAGTAAGCATAGTAGTGGCATTAAAGCGTTGACTGACAAAGCCGCCAACGCTGTAAACACAAATGTTTACCTTACTTgctttaaaaaataataatataatattaactaataagCTGTATATTGATAGATTCATGGTGACTTGCTGTATCATAAGTCAGAGCCAGCTCAGGGATGTGTTCCCTGTTGGGAAACCAGAGCAAGGTTAAAAAagtcggcatctggaatcCCTGTACCCATTTGGAAGACCAAAATGGCTGAAAGAGTAGGGCGACTGGTTGAGCAATCTCTCGTTCCACATCTGGTTTAAATTTGGTTTCAAACCCCACTAATGAGACTACAACGCCCACTGTTCCTGACAAATCTACTATCTTGTCTAACAGAAGTAGCAATCCAACTGAACAAAAGTGAACGCAACATCTAAACAAGGAAGTATTGTTACTACCGCAGGCTGTTGTCATGTGAGTTGTGAGCACTGGATATAGCACACATTCTGTACACATGACTCCTGTCAAACTGTCTTTCCCTCATTTCTGTCTAATGACTGTGGATGGTCTGATTGTCTGTTAGCGGCATCCACATTAACACCTACATGTTCTGCACATTTGGGATCATCATTTGCATCTCTGCATTTTCCACCATAATATTCAGGCAACTGATCAGGAGCAATGTGCTTCCGTAGTTCCTCTTGCCAATTTGCTAAAAATACAATGTCCTATCATATATGGTTCTTAACACATGAGCAAAATCAAAAATCAACTTACCACCAAGTACATTGACTTTCTTCCTTGTTTTTTCTTCGACAAATGGTTTTACAATTCCCCATGCAACAGGAAATATCTTTGAAGCTAAATAGTTACAAAGAGACAATCAGCTAGTCATTTACTGATTCTAAACCTTTTGTTATTTGCACCTTTTAAAATATATACAGCTTTAAGGATTTCTGGAAAGTTGGCCTCAAACAAATTAAATCCCTATACATTCAAAGTTCTGAAGCTCATATGGAGAACTACAACTTCCAGATAATTTGAACAAACCCGGCAAGTGACTTCAATCCCTATACAAGA encodes the following:
- the LOC134189538 gene encoding SEC14-like protein 2 isoform X2: MIHCSLDRLKMHNTLNLPTPRTGRQEDENLIIKFMWPYGLLHSAKPYDVIRQMLQQGVMSVAKMQQQSEKHGRVIEDVTVIFDLEKLSIQRHLWKPGIEVTCRGFNLFEANFPEILKAVYILKASKIFPVAWGIVKPFVEEKTRKKVNVLGANWQEELRKHIAPDQLPEYYGGKCRDANDDPKCAEHICYGGDIPHSYYSSQCDRASDSLNATDISISRGSRHTVDVEVTKPLSVIRWEFQTDSHDIGFGLFFKGQVDSSISMSVDEMDEMVSIKRWDCHRVPEDGHFVAELVGTYVICFDNSHSWLRTKNVRFVVDVLDPVKMDEEDEVLS